One window of Phycisphaeraceae bacterium genomic DNA carries:
- a CDS encoding PIG-L family deacetylase, which yields MPTPKKPSDAGPAPLVAFGAHPDDVEFACGGVLAAEVRAGRPVQIVVCSSGESATRGTPVEREAEARKGAEILGATLEFLDLGGDAHFEWRVEHAIKIARLLRKTKPVIVLAPSVVRDQHPDHAVLGELVRQAARLARYGGVAELKDLPAHAIGQLLFYAISPSSEPSSGVGSGVGGGAGKVLYDVSGVIETWKQAMNAHGSQTAHLKYIELQLSRARTLGLCAGVEYAIPLFPSDSIVVESLASISRGARAF from the coding sequence ATGCCTACACCGAAAAAACCATCTGATGCGGGGCCGGCGCCGCTGGTCGCGTTCGGGGCGCACCCCGACGACGTGGAGTTTGCCTGCGGGGGCGTGCTCGCGGCGGAGGTGCGCGCCGGGCGACCGGTGCAGATCGTGGTCTGCTCGAGCGGCGAGTCCGCCACTCGGGGCACTCCGGTCGAGCGAGAGGCCGAGGCGCGGAAGGGCGCTGAGATTCTCGGTGCGACGCTCGAGTTTCTCGATCTGGGAGGGGATGCTCACTTTGAGTGGCGCGTGGAGCATGCGATCAAGATCGCGCGGCTGTTGCGGAAAACGAAGCCGGTGATCGTTCTTGCGCCCAGCGTTGTGCGCGATCAGCATCCGGATCATGCCGTGCTCGGCGAACTGGTGCGGCAGGCGGCGCGGCTGGCAAGATACGGAGGCGTCGCGGAGTTGAAAGATCTGCCCGCGCACGCGATCGGGCAATTGTTGTTCTACGCGATTTCGCCGAGCTCCGAGCCGAGCAGCGGGGTGGGCAGCGGGGTGGGTGGCGGAGCGGGAAAAGTTTTGTATGACGTTTCGGGCGTGATCGAGACTTGGAAGCAGGCGATGAACGCGCATGGATCGCAGACGGCTCACCTCAAATACATCGAGTTGCAGTTGTCGCGCGCCCGCACGCTCGGGCTGTGCGCCGGAGTTGAGTACGCGATCCCCCTCTTCCCGAGCGACTCAATCGTCGTCGAGTCGCTGGCGTCGATCTCGCGGGGAGCGAGGGCGTTTTGA
- the bshA gene encoding N-acetyl-alpha-D-glucosaminyl L-malate synthase BshA: MTNSRTCRVGITCYPSVGGSGILATTLGEELAARGHEVHFISYEQPFRLKLPSERIHFHPVAINDYGLFKYPDYTLPLSVKMAEVSERFALDILHVHYAVPHATAAILARWMLPEGRQPKVVTTLHGTDTTLMGKDPGYAPALRHALASSDAVTAVSGFLAEETRRLLGVAREIEVIPNFFVPKRPSRSRDEVRAELGMAPGQALLLHSSNLRPGKRMDLLLEALSRISSRESFKFLVLAGESFEQYEPIVRRLGLENQVVVRHRVFDIEEFMQAADLTLIASESESFCLSILEAMWFACPSVSTRVGGIPEVVTDGRTGLLVPFGNVAALAGAIDTLLKDTSRRAALGKAAESDAASKFSADAIVPRYEALYRKLGKSRSVR; this comes from the coding sequence ATGACGAATTCTCGCACATGCCGCGTCGGGATCACGTGCTATCCGTCGGTGGGCGGGAGCGGGATTCTCGCGACGACACTGGGCGAAGAACTCGCAGCGCGGGGCCACGAAGTCCACTTCATCAGTTACGAGCAGCCATTCCGGTTGAAGTTGCCCTCGGAGCGGATTCATTTTCATCCGGTTGCGATCAACGACTACGGGCTCTTCAAGTATCCGGACTACACGCTGCCGCTTTCGGTGAAGATGGCCGAAGTCAGCGAGCGATTTGCGCTGGATATTTTGCATGTGCACTACGCCGTGCCGCATGCGACCGCGGCGATTCTCGCGCGCTGGATGTTGCCGGAAGGCAGGCAGCCGAAGGTCGTTACGACACTGCACGGAACGGACACGACGTTGATGGGAAAGGACCCGGGTTACGCGCCCGCGCTCCGGCATGCGCTCGCATCGTCGGATGCGGTCACGGCGGTTTCGGGCTTCCTGGCGGAGGAGACCCGGCGGCTGCTCGGAGTTGCGCGCGAGATCGAGGTGATCCCGAATTTCTTCGTCCCCAAGCGGCCGTCGCGCTCCCGCGACGAGGTGCGAGCTGAATTGGGCATGGCGCCGGGTCAGGCGCTGCTGCTGCACAGCTCCAATCTGCGCCCAGGGAAGCGGATGGATCTCTTGCTCGAGGCGCTGTCTCGGATTTCGTCTCGGGAGTCGTTCAAGTTTCTGGTGCTCGCGGGAGAGAGCTTTGAGCAGTATGAGCCGATCGTGCGGCGGCTCGGGCTTGAGAATCAGGTCGTTGTCCGTCACCGCGTGTTCGACATCGAGGAGTTCATGCAGGCGGCGGACCTGACCTTGATCGCATCGGAATCGGAGAGTTTTTGCCTCAGCATTCTCGAAGCGATGTGGTTCGCGTGTCCGAGCGTGAGCACCCGCGTCGGCGGCATTCCGGAGGTCGTCACCGACGGCCGCACGGGATTGCTTGTGCCGTTCGGAAATGTCGCGGCGCTCGCGGGCGCGATCGACACGCTTTTGAAGGACACCTCGCGTCGGGCGGCACTCGGGAAGGCGGCGGAAAGCGATGCCGCGTCTAAGTTTTCCGCAGACGCGATCGTGCCGCGGTATGAGGCGCTCTATCGGAAACTGGGCAAGTCACGCTCGGTCAGGTAA
- a CDS encoding SpoIIE family protein phosphatase, translating to MNQVESNPMTAPVPAPALDTCIVLLVDDQLIIGEAVRRILAGQEGIRFHFCQKGQDAIATAAKLNPTVILQDLVMPDADGLELVKKYREQDATRLTPLIVLSSKEEGATKAEAFARGANDYIVKLPDPVELIARIRYHSRGYLSLLQRNQAFEALRASQAALANELHKAAQYVRSLLPEPMKSPLSIDWRFVPSASLGGDCFDYFQIDDDHIAMYVLDVCGHGVGPALLGVSAMNSLRTSSVTGADLREPSSVLERLNASFPMSTHGGMFFTIWYGVFKRSSRTLTYSGGGHPPAMLIERGGTGNPIREFESPGPPIGVVPDMTFESNRAELPAGSSLFLYSDGAFEVFPTPGKVWGVEGIRAFMEAQDVRTASCLDNLYETVKKMTGSEILADDFSAVLARFS from the coding sequence ATGAACCAGGTCGAATCCAATCCGATGACCGCACCGGTCCCTGCTCCGGCTCTCGACACCTGCATCGTGCTGCTCGTGGATGATCAGTTGATCATCGGTGAGGCCGTGCGCCGGATCCTCGCCGGGCAGGAAGGGATTCGTTTTCATTTCTGCCAGAAGGGGCAGGATGCGATCGCGACCGCCGCGAAGTTGAACCCGACGGTCATTCTGCAAGATCTGGTCATGCCCGATGCCGACGGGCTCGAACTCGTGAAGAAATATCGCGAACAGGATGCGACAAGGCTGACGCCCCTGATCGTCTTGAGCTCGAAGGAAGAGGGCGCGACGAAGGCCGAAGCATTTGCTCGCGGCGCGAACGACTACATCGTCAAGCTTCCCGATCCGGTCGAGCTGATCGCCCGCATCCGGTATCACTCGCGGGGTTATCTCTCCCTGCTCCAGCGAAATCAGGCATTTGAAGCGCTGCGTGCAAGCCAGGCGGCGCTGGCCAACGAGCTGCACAAAGCGGCGCAGTATGTCCGATCGTTGCTGCCCGAACCGATGAAGTCGCCTCTCTCGATCGACTGGCGATTTGTGCCTTCGGCGTCGCTGGGAGGAGACTGCTTCGATTACTTTCAAATCGATGACGATCACATCGCGATGTATGTGCTCGATGTGTGCGGGCACGGCGTCGGCCCGGCGCTTCTCGGCGTTTCGGCGATGAACTCTCTCCGCACGAGCAGCGTGACCGGCGCCGATCTTCGCGAGCCATCGAGCGTGCTCGAGCGGCTGAACGCGTCGTTCCCCATGAGCACGCACGGCGGCATGTTCTTCACCATCTGGTACGGCGTGTTCAAGCGCAGTTCGCGAACACTGACGTACTCAGGAGGAGGACATCCGCCCGCGATGCTGATCGAACGCGGCGGAACCGGCAACCCGATCCGCGAATTCGAATCGCCCGGCCCGCCCATCGGCGTGGTCCCGGACATGACATTCGAGTCGAACCGCGCGGAACTCCCCGCCGGGTCTTCTCTTTTTCTCTACAGCGACGGCGCGTTCGAAGTCTTCCCGACCCCCGGTAAGGTGTGGGGCGTGGAAGGCATCCGCGCGTTCATGGAAGCGCAGGACGTGCGGACCGCTTCGTGCCTCGACAACCTGTACGAAACGGTGAAAAAAATGACGGGCTCTGAAATCCTCGCGGACGATTTTTCCGCCGTGCTGGCGCGATTCAGCTGA
- a CDS encoding site-specific integrase codes for MASIVTQANGLRRIEFVLSATDRRRIRLGRMEMSLARTINRRVESLVSHMLTGEPLDADLSKWVAGLDDTFHARLARVELVSPRVKSQAKEAATLAKLLDAFFASINVKPSTMTTLLQTRTSLEAYFKLEAPIETVGPLPAALWARSLTESGLAPATAAKRIKVAKAIFAKAVLWGWIQANPFAAIKAGGMKNRERLQFVPRETISKVLAQTKDPEFRLLILLARYGGLRIPSEALLLKWEHINWDTGRMSITSPKTEGADKPSRVIPIFPEVAPALQAAFDAAPEGAVYVINKTRGTATNFRTQLERLIQRAAIPSWPRLWQNLRSSRACELAADFPQHVAAEWMGHGVAVATAHYWQARPEDFERALIPAANEKAAQNAAQSQHHTDRQPAPAASARIEKELVLSGNASQGDSASGEPMTPMGFEPMSPP; via the coding sequence ATGGCCAGCATCGTGACACAGGCGAACGGTCTGCGGAGAATCGAGTTCGTTTTGTCGGCGACGGATCGCCGGCGGATCCGTCTCGGCCGGATGGAAATGTCGCTCGCCCGCACGATCAATCGCCGCGTCGAATCGCTTGTATCCCACATGCTTACGGGCGAGCCTCTCGATGCCGATCTTTCGAAGTGGGTCGCGGGTTTGGACGATACCTTTCACGCCAGGCTCGCAAGGGTCGAACTGGTCTCTCCGCGGGTGAAGTCGCAGGCCAAAGAGGCCGCGACTCTCGCCAAGCTCCTGGATGCGTTCTTTGCCTCGATCAACGTGAAACCGTCTACGATGACGACGCTCCTCCAGACCCGCACAAGTCTCGAAGCGTACTTCAAGCTCGAGGCCCCGATCGAGACGGTTGGCCCACTCCCGGCCGCGCTCTGGGCAAGGTCGCTCACGGAGTCGGGCTTGGCGCCAGCAACCGCGGCGAAGCGAATCAAGGTTGCGAAGGCGATCTTCGCGAAAGCGGTTCTCTGGGGCTGGATCCAGGCAAACCCATTCGCGGCGATCAAGGCCGGCGGAATGAAGAATCGCGAGCGGTTGCAATTCGTTCCGCGCGAGACGATCTCGAAGGTTCTCGCTCAGACAAAGGACCCCGAGTTCCGCCTCTTGATTCTCCTGGCTCGATACGGCGGCTTGCGGATCCCCTCCGAAGCGTTGCTCCTGAAGTGGGAGCACATCAATTGGGACACGGGGCGAATGAGTATCACATCGCCCAAGACCGAAGGCGCGGACAAGCCGTCCCGCGTGATCCCGATCTTTCCTGAAGTTGCGCCGGCGCTGCAGGCCGCGTTCGATGCAGCTCCCGAGGGTGCGGTGTATGTCATCAACAAGACACGCGGCACCGCGACGAACTTTCGAACGCAACTCGAGCGACTCATCCAGCGAGCCGCGATCCCGTCTTGGCCGCGGCTCTGGCAGAATCTCCGCTCGTCGCGAGCGTGCGAGCTGGCGGCCGACTTCCCCCAGCACGTCGCCGCAGAATGGATGGGGCACGGCGTTGCGGTCGCGACCGCGCACTACTGGCAAGCCCGACCGGAAGACTTCGAACGGGCACTGATCCCAGCGGCCAACGAAAAAGCGGCGCAAAATGCGGCGCAGTCACAGCATCACACGGACCGACAGCCCGCGCCAGCAGCGTCGGCAAGAATTGAAAAAGAGCTTGTTTTGTCGGGAAATGCTTCGCAGGGCGATTCTGCGAGCGGTGAACCAATGACCCCGATGGGATTCGAACCCATGTCCCCACCGTGA
- the cheB gene encoding chemotaxis-specific protein-glutamate methyltransferase CheB, translating into MRIAIVNDLRLAIEALRRAVTTIPGATIAWIAEDGKQAVDKCATDVPDIILMDMIMPVMDGVEATRRIMAKTPCPILVVTATVEGNSSKVFEALGAGALDAVETPGLGAGGGVERAEALARKVQAIRMIAGAGNTEAALAPMFDPNRTLAPTPPLVAIGASTGGPMVLSQILNALPRPLPWPVVIVQHVDLQFAPGLASWLGAESGQAIGIATAGESPRAGRVAIAATGDHLVLDPGGRLIYSPHPKEAVFRPSVDVFFESLAAPQVSRGVAVVLTGMGRDGAIGMKRLRKEGWHTIAQDRASSVVWGMPGACVESGAAIEVLPPGQIAGAIIRAMTKVTGRA; encoded by the coding sequence ATGCGGATCGCGATCGTGAATGATTTGAGGCTTGCGATCGAGGCGCTGAGGCGCGCGGTCACCACGATTCCGGGAGCGACAATCGCATGGATCGCCGAGGACGGCAAGCAGGCCGTAGACAAGTGCGCCACCGATGTGCCGGACATCATCCTGATGGACATGATCATGCCGGTGATGGACGGCGTCGAAGCAACGCGCCGCATCATGGCGAAGACTCCGTGCCCGATCCTGGTCGTCACCGCGACCGTCGAAGGGAACTCGAGCAAGGTCTTTGAGGCGCTCGGCGCGGGCGCGCTCGATGCGGTCGAAACGCCGGGGCTCGGCGCCGGGGGCGGAGTCGAACGCGCCGAAGCGCTCGCACGCAAGGTGCAGGCGATCCGGATGATCGCGGGCGCCGGGAACACTGAGGCCGCGTTGGCTCCGATGTTCGACCCCAACCGAACGCTGGCACCGACCCCGCCGCTTGTTGCCATCGGGGCTTCGACCGGCGGCCCGATGGTGCTCTCGCAGATTCTCAATGCGTTGCCGCGCCCGCTGCCGTGGCCGGTCGTGATCGTGCAGCACGTCGATCTGCAGTTCGCACCCGGGCTTGCTTCATGGCTCGGCGCGGAATCGGGTCAGGCGATCGGCATCGCGACCGCTGGAGAATCGCCGCGTGCGGGGCGGGTTGCGATCGCCGCGACCGGCGATCACCTTGTGCTGGATCCGGGCGGAAGGTTGATCTATTCGCCGCACCCGAAAGAGGCGGTGTTTCGGCCGTCGGTGGATGTGTTCTTCGAATCGCTGGCGGCGCCGCAGGTTTCGCGCGGCGTCGCGGTCGTCTTGACCGGCATGGGAAGAGACGGCGCGATCGGGATGAAACGATTGCGAAAAGAGGGCTGGCACACGATCGCCCAGGATCGCGCGAGCAGCGTGGTGTGGGGGATGCCGGGAGCGTGCGTCGAATCTGGCGCGGCAATCGAGGTTCTTCCCCCCGGTCAGATCGCCGGCGCGATCATCCGCGCCATGACGAAGGTGACGGGGCGCGCATGA
- a CDS encoding chemotaxis protein CheW gives MSASTPPPHFGSHSDSLFRLLERPLLESDVRASTEDAASPAETGERGRIGVVLFGLGNESLALPASVVRRVTAFAQPVRIPHRSGGVLRGVCNVRGELVLCADLRRLLGMPAREDANTEPLRTMVIGPASAAWAFEVDALHGIGRVDPSALASAPLTVEHALGAFVAGLAEVDNRPVTVLDGERILAGFKAALA, from the coding sequence ATGAGCGCGAGCACACCACCCCCACATTTCGGCAGTCATTCGGATTCGCTGTTTCGGCTCCTGGAGCGACCGCTTCTTGAATCGGATGTTCGCGCTTCGACCGAAGACGCCGCAAGCCCGGCGGAAACGGGGGAGCGCGGGCGGATCGGCGTCGTGCTGTTCGGACTCGGAAACGAGTCGTTGGCGCTACCGGCGAGCGTCGTGCGGCGGGTGACCGCGTTCGCCCAGCCCGTTCGCATCCCGCATCGGTCGGGCGGAGTGTTGCGTGGTGTGTGTAATGTGCGGGGTGAGCTGGTTCTTTGCGCCGATCTGCGGCGGCTGCTCGGAATGCCGGCGCGAGAAGATGCGAACACCGAGCCACTCCGAACGATGGTCATCGGTCCCGCCAGCGCCGCGTGGGCCTTTGAAGTGGATGCGCTGCACGGGATCGGACGGGTCGATCCATCGGCGCTCGCCTCGGCGCCCCTCACCGTAGAGCATGCGCTCGGCGCGTTCGTTGCCGGGCTGGCGGAAGTCGACAATCGGCCTGTGACCGTTCTTGATGGCGAACGAATCCTGGCCGGGTTCAAGGCGGCACTCGCATGA
- a CDS encoding hybrid sensor histidine kinase/response regulator, producing MSDDGGFAGVSMLELFKLEAESHCAALTEGLLALEKNPGDTSVVEPLMRAAHSVKGAARIVGLDVVVTLAHVMEECFLAAKAGREKLTAARVDQLLRGVDVLAEIRAISESELGAWTSSQASRIDALVAELKAPAPAGAAPVSSPPPAAPASESIPAASSPSPVSAPAAAPPATATSPSPASGPAREAPSEGSATSVRVASDVLNRMLSLAGESTVEASRMQGLRALSENLRSRERALENGIESLREQVHEARRRGKPEQSDAELDTMLESLGTETGRLRGAVLEHSARFDETMRRVEELSGALYTEVLRSRMRPFTEGTTAFPRMVRDIARQLNKSVEFTLVGGGVEVDREILQKLESPLTHMIRNSLDHGVEPEAERIALGKPPKATIKLTARHQSGMLVVEVQDDGRGIDPDAIRRKVVERKMVDESTAAKLSKQELMEFPFLPGFSTKQSVSEISGRGVGLDVVMSMVQGVSGTISLESDPGKGTCFVMRLPVTRSVLRAALVRIGGQLFAVPLARLHRVVLVAREDARPVQGRLQFTLDEQSVGLLRASDMLGGEAPDQSSAVLSVLVIGGKSDDLCGLIVDEFCGEEDLVIRPIDARLGSVAHIAAASIRADGLPVIVVDVDDLLRSVKQSLQEGKPLGVITKQGGAAHAARRRILVVDDSITVREVERQLLQRRGYHVEVAVDGREGLNALKAGKFDLLVTDVDMPRMTGIELIRALRKESRFGELPVIIVSYKDREEDRLAGLEAGANAYLTKSSFHDDSLIRMVEDLIGAPV from the coding sequence ATGAGCGATGACGGCGGCTTTGCGGGCGTTTCGATGCTCGAGCTCTTCAAGCTCGAGGCGGAATCGCATTGTGCCGCGCTCACCGAGGGCTTGCTCGCGCTCGAGAAGAACCCTGGCGACACGTCGGTTGTCGAACCGCTGATGAGAGCGGCGCACTCGGTCAAGGGCGCGGCACGGATCGTCGGGCTGGATGTGGTCGTCACGCTCGCGCACGTGATGGAAGAATGTTTTCTTGCCGCCAAAGCCGGACGCGAGAAGCTCACAGCGGCACGCGTGGATCAGTTGCTGCGCGGCGTCGACGTGCTCGCGGAAATCCGGGCGATTTCCGAGTCGGAGCTCGGCGCATGGACCTCGTCTCAAGCGAGTCGGATCGATGCGCTTGTTGCAGAGTTGAAGGCTCCCGCGCCCGCAGGCGCCGCGCCGGTTTCGTCCCCACCGCCCGCGGCACCGGCTTCCGAGTCGATCCCCGCTGCTTCCTCACCTTCACCTGTTTCCGCACCGGCCGCGGCGCCGCCTGCAACGGCTACATCACCGTCCCCTGCTTCTGGGCCGGCGCGCGAAGCGCCGAGCGAAGGGAGCGCCACGAGCGTGCGCGTCGCGTCGGATGTACTGAACCGGATGCTCTCGCTGGCAGGGGAATCGACGGTCGAAGCGTCGCGGATGCAGGGGCTGCGTGCCCTCTCCGAAAACTTGCGATCCCGCGAGCGTGCCCTCGAGAACGGGATCGAATCACTGCGCGAGCAGGTACACGAGGCGAGACGCCGCGGGAAGCCCGAGCAGAGCGACGCCGAGCTCGACACGATGCTCGAATCTCTGGGTACCGAGACCGGCCGCCTGCGCGGGGCGGTGCTCGAACACTCGGCGCGGTTTGATGAGACGATGCGGCGCGTGGAAGAGTTGTCCGGCGCGCTCTACACCGAAGTTCTGCGGAGTCGCATGCGGCCTTTCACGGAAGGGACGACCGCGTTTCCGCGCATGGTGCGCGACATCGCAAGACAACTCAACAAGAGCGTCGAATTCACGCTCGTCGGAGGAGGGGTCGAAGTCGATCGCGAGATACTGCAGAAACTCGAGTCGCCTCTCACGCACATGATCCGCAACAGCCTCGATCATGGCGTCGAGCCCGAAGCCGAACGCATCGCGCTGGGCAAGCCACCCAAGGCGACGATCAAGCTCACGGCGCGCCACCAGAGCGGCATGCTCGTCGTCGAAGTCCAGGATGACGGACGCGGCATCGACCCGGACGCTATCCGGCGGAAGGTCGTCGAACGCAAGATGGTGGACGAGTCGACCGCGGCGAAGCTCTCGAAGCAGGAACTGATGGAGTTCCCGTTCCTGCCCGGATTTTCAACTAAGCAGTCGGTGAGCGAGATTTCGGGGCGCGGCGTGGGGCTCGACGTTGTGATGTCGATGGTCCAGGGCGTTTCAGGGACGATTTCGCTCGAATCCGATCCGGGCAAAGGCACGTGCTTCGTGATGCGACTGCCCGTGACTCGCTCGGTGCTGCGGGCGGCGCTCGTGCGCATCGGCGGGCAGTTGTTCGCCGTGCCTCTCGCGCGTCTGCACCGCGTAGTTCTGGTCGCACGCGAAGATGCGCGACCGGTACAGGGACGGCTCCAGTTCACGCTCGATGAGCAGTCGGTCGGCCTGCTGCGGGCGAGCGACATGCTGGGCGGCGAGGCGCCAGACCAAAGCAGCGCTGTGCTGTCGGTGCTGGTCATCGGCGGGAAGAGCGATGACTTGTGCGGGCTCATCGTCGACGAGTTCTGCGGTGAAGAGGACCTCGTCATCCGTCCGATCGATGCTCGACTCGGCAGCGTGGCGCACATCGCGGCGGCTTCGATCCGCGCGGACGGGCTTCCGGTTATTGTGGTGGATGTGGATGATCTCCTCCGCTCGGTCAAGCAATCGCTGCAGGAGGGCAAGCCACTCGGAGTGATCACAAAGCAGGGCGGAGCGGCGCACGCGGCGCGTCGGCGAATCCTTGTCGTCGACGACTCGATCACCGTGCGCGAAGTGGAGCGCCAGTTGCTCCAGCGGCGCGGCTATCACGTGGAAGTCGCGGTTGACGGGCGGGAAGGTCTGAACGCACTGAAAGCCGGGAAGTTTGATCTTCTTGTCACCGATGTGGATATGCCGCGGATGACCGGAATCGAACTGATCCGCGCACTCCGGAAGGAATCTCGTTTCGGCGAGTTGCCGGTGATCATCGTGTCGTACAAGGATCGGGAGGAGGATCGGCTTGCGGGACTCGAAGCGGGGGCCAACGCCTATCTGACCAAGAGCAGCTTTCATGACGACTCGTTGATTCGCATGGTGGAAGACCTGATCGGAGCGCCGGTGTAA
- a CDS encoding chemotaxis protein CheW, producing the protein MSSLAVIWRAGGLVFSTAVADVVEVLAPVQAEPCSAVPGWVRGLFVYRGTLIPLVDVAGLLGRNPQEDRMSNRVIVVRVGEHAALERAGLWVENVLELDRPAFEAPGSHPGFWVEQSRFLGKVAQTRYGAVQEVRPRELFTPEQAELLWSRVKAGAA; encoded by the coding sequence ATGAGTTCGCTCGCGGTCATCTGGCGCGCAGGAGGGCTGGTCTTCTCGACGGCGGTCGCCGACGTGGTGGAAGTCCTTGCGCCGGTGCAGGCGGAGCCCTGCTCGGCGGTTCCGGGATGGGTGCGCGGGCTCTTTGTCTATCGCGGAACGCTCATTCCGCTGGTGGATGTTGCGGGCCTTCTCGGTCGCAACCCGCAGGAAGACCGGATGTCGAACCGTGTCATCGTCGTCCGCGTCGGCGAACATGCCGCGCTCGAACGCGCGGGGCTCTGGGTTGAAAACGTGCTCGAACTCGATCGGCCCGCGTTCGAGGCGCCCGGCTCGCACCCTGGCTTTTGGGTCGAGCAGTCTCGCTTCCTGGGCAAGGTCGCTCAAACCCGCTACGGAGCGGTGCAGGAAGTCCGGCCTCGCGAATTGTTCACGCCGGAACAGGCGGAGCTGCTCTGGTCGCGGGTGAAAGCGGGTGCCGCGTGA
- a CDS encoding response regulator, with product MSEENKQAAAPPEDGAIVLLVDDQLIIGEAVRRILAGQEGIRFHFCQKEQEALAIAAKIGPTVILQDLVMPDADGLDLVTRYRAQEATSRTPIIVLSSKEEGETKAQAFANGANDYVVKLPDGAELLARIRYHSGAFRAQQRARAYADSERRRIEAERRAESVNARNTLIFALAKLAESRDTDTGLHLERIAAYSRVLAEQLRAKMPELTDEWILNLQLASSLHDIGKVGIPDAVLLKPGKLTPEERTVIEKHPAIGADALSAILARQPSDDLLRMARNIAASHHERWDGNGYPGKLAKDQIPLEARIVSVADVYDALTSKRVYKPAMPHEEAVKIIAGGSGTQFDPVVVDALQKSEMVFRLAGSQFHDEQGNGEGADAKQASKESA from the coding sequence ATGAGCGAAGAAAACAAGCAAGCCGCGGCACCCCCGGAAGATGGCGCGATCGTGCTGCTCGTCGATGACCAATTGATCATCGGTGAGGCGGTGCGTCGGATACTCGCCGGGCAAGAGGGAATCCGATTTCACTTCTGCCAGAAGGAACAGGAAGCGCTCGCGATCGCTGCGAAGATCGGCCCGACTGTCATCCTGCAGGATCTGGTCATGCCGGATGCCGATGGATTGGACCTCGTGACGCGGTATCGCGCGCAGGAAGCGACAAGCCGGACGCCGATCATCGTCTTGAGTTCGAAGGAAGAAGGAGAGACCAAGGCGCAGGCGTTTGCCAATGGCGCGAACGACTATGTCGTCAAGTTGCCCGACGGTGCGGAATTGCTGGCGCGAATCCGGTACCACTCGGGAGCGTTCCGCGCACAGCAGCGCGCGCGGGCGTACGCGGATTCGGAACGGCGACGAATCGAAGCGGAGAGACGAGCGGAATCGGTGAACGCCCGCAACACGCTGATCTTCGCCCTCGCGAAACTCGCGGAAAGCAGAGACACGGACACCGGCCTGCACCTGGAGCGCATCGCGGCGTACAGCCGCGTGCTTGCGGAGCAGCTTCGCGCGAAAATGCCCGAGTTGACGGACGAATGGATTCTCAACCTTCAATTGGCGTCGTCGCTGCACGACATCGGCAAGGTGGGGATTCCCGATGCCGTGCTGCTGAAACCCGGGAAACTCACGCCGGAAGAGCGGACCGTGATCGAGAAGCACCCGGCAATCGGCGCGGACGCATTGAGCGCGATCCTCGCCCGTCAGCCCTCAGACGACCTTTTAAGGATGGCGCGAAACATCGCCGCAAGCCATCACGAGCGCTGGGACGGCAACGGCTATCCGGGAAAACTGGCGAAGGACCAGATCCCGCTCGAGGCGCGGATCGTGAGCGTGGCGGATGTGTACGACGCGCTCACATCCAAACGCGTCTACAAGCCGGCGATGCCGCACGAGGAGGCGGTGAAGATCATTGCAGGCGGGAGCGGAACGCAGTTTGATCCGGTGGTGGTCGATGCGCTGCAAAAATCGGAGATGGTGTTCCGCCTCGCGGGAAGCCAGTTCCATGATGAACAGGGCAATGGAGAGGGTGCTGACGCGAAACAAGCGAGCAAGGAGTCGGCATGA